In one Brassica oleracea var. oleracea cultivar TO1000 chromosome C9, BOL, whole genome shotgun sequence genomic region, the following are encoded:
- the LOC106314146 gene encoding terpenoid synthase 25-like, which yields MHASRMVMSFDPKTLPCTYRVPLCHKAKLSLLPGRLLRNQTLSRQPPKQDLFCVMATGGDLESIRPLAQFTPTFLGDHLFSVPVDGSEFNAIEHEIESVMKPYVRDMLMSPHTCDKEKIRLIYLLISLAISHYFEDEIEEILSKAFGKLEGLIAKEDDLETICTMFEVFRLYGHKMSCDVFERFSGEHDGKFKESVVRDVRGMLQLYQASYLKTKDENIIEEARSFTRTHLAAVTNTTKPHLSKHIQNALYIPRYHCVEIAVAREYISFYEQEEDHEENLLKFAKHNFSYCQLHYVKELKDVTKWWKELDLASKLPNTFRDRNVEIYFGMMGIYFEPRYSLARVIGTKISMIMTVVDDTYDAYGTLPEVISFTDALQRWDIGTIEDLPNYMQIIFRTLWEVMQDIESEMSSLGRPGGLQPTIDEIKSLTKKGYLEIAKWARAGHVPNFEEYMEVGIVTGAMDDMAVYSFLGMEDCDEKIMYEWFASRPKVILAFNVVFRLINDITTFEEELKRGEVANGVNCYMKQHGVSQEEAVTELKKIIKDHHEMMTDEFFKALSTVPRQIVMRVFNTARVINLFYKEGDGFGHPDENLKAHFTSLFL from the exons ATGCATGCTTCAAGAATGGTGATGAGTTTTGATCCTAAAACTCTCCCTTGCACTTACAGAGTCCCTCTATGTCATAAGGCCAAGCTCTCTCTTTTACCTGGCCGTTTGCTTAGAAACCAAACGCTTTCTCGACAACCCCCAAAACAAGATTTGTTCTGTGTAATGGCTACTGGTGGCGATCTTGAGAGTATTCGTCCCTTGGCTCAGTTTACTCCCACTTTTCTAGGAGATCACCTCTTCTCTGTTCCCGTGGACGGTTCT GAGTTCAATGCAATTGAGCATGAGATTGAATCGGTTATGAAGCCGTATGTGAGAGATATGCTCATGTCTCCTCACACCTGTGACAAAGAGAAAATTCGTCTCATTTACTTGCTTATCAGTCTAGCGATCTCCCATTATTTCGAAGATGAAATCGAAGAGATTCTAAGCAAGGCTTTTGGGAAGTTAGAAGGCTTGATTGCCAAGGAAGATGACCTGGAAACAATCTGTACTATGTTTGAGGTTTTCAGATTGTATGGTCACAAAATGTCTTGCG ATGTGTTCGAAAGATTTAGTGGGGAACATGATGGAAAATTCAAGGAAAGTGTAGTTCGAGATGTTAGAGGGATGTTGCAGTTGTACCAAGCATCATATCTCAAAACAAAAGATGAGAATATAATAGAGGAAGCACGGAGTTTCACTAGGACTCACTTGGCGGCAGTGACTAATACTACTAAACCACATCTCTCTAAGCATATACAAAATGCATTGTACATACCTAGATATCATTGCGTAGAAATAGCAGTTGCAAGAGAATATATCTCTTTTTACGAACAAGAAGAAGATCACGAGGAGAATCTTCTTAAGTTTGCTAAACACAACTTCAGCTACTGCCAGTTGCATTACGTCAAAGAGCTCAAAGATGTCACCAA ATGGTGGAAAGAGCTAGATCTTGCGTCTAAACTACCTAATACCTTTCGGGACAGAAATGTGGAGATCTATTTCGGCATGATGGGTATATACTTCGAGCCAAGATATTCCCTTGCGAGAGTTATAGGCACTAAAATCTCCATGATCATGACGGTTGTTGATGATACATATGACGCCTATGGCACTCTTCCTGAAGTTATAAGTTTCACTGATGCCTTGCAAAG GTGGGATATTGGAACCATTGAAGATCTACCAAACTATATGCAAATTATTTTCCGAACTTTGTGGGAAGTTATGCAAGACATCGAAAGTGAAATGAGCTCGCTAGGAAGACCTGGTGGTCTGCAACCGACTATAGATGAG ATAAAGAGCTTGACAAAGAAAGGGTATCTAGAGATAGCAAAATGGGCACGCGCAGGTCACGTACCAAACTTTGAAGAGTACATGGAGGTTGGAATCGTCACAGGTGCAATGGATGATATGGCAGTCTACAGCTTTCTAGGGATGGAAGACTGTGATGAGAAGATAATGTACGAGTGGTTCGCCTCTAGACCTAAAGTCATCCTAGCTTTTAATGTTGTATTTCGTCTGATTAACGACATAACCACATTCGAAGAAGAGTTAAAGAGAGGGGAAGTGGCAAATGGAGTCAACTGTTACATGAAGCAGCATGGTGTAAGTCAAGAAGAAGCGGTTACAGAATTGAAGAAGATAATTAAGGATCACCATGAGATGATGACAGACGAGTTCTTTAAAGCCTTATCTACTGTGCCACGCCAGATTGTAATGCGAGTCTTCAATACTGCACGTGTGATCAATTTGTTCTACAAGGAGGGTGATGGATTTGGTCATCCAGATGAAAATCTCAAAGCCCACTTTACCTCTTTGTTTTTATAA
- the LOC106313038 gene encoding quinone oxidoreductase gives MAAALTLDHLSRLQASRHLSLPHRTLSSFPRNPVKNPIFRQNLAESSSFRLSTVAVKALSTVAVEDSSEKKMVKGIRVYEHGGPEVLKWEDVEVGEPKDGEIRVRNKAIGLNFIDVYYRKGVYKPASMPFTPGMEAVGEVVAVGSGLTGRKIGDLVAYAGSPMGAYAEEQILPADKVVPVPSSMDPIVAASIMLKGMTAQFLLRRCFKVESGHTILVHAAAGGVGSLLCQWANALGATVIGTVSTNEKAAQAKEDGCHHVIMYKNEDFVSRVKDITSGKGVDVVYDSVGKDTFKGSLACLKSRGYMVSFGQSSGSPDPVPLSDLAPKSLFLTRPSMMQYNETRDELLECAGEVFANIASGVIKARVNHKYPLSRVADAHADVENRITSGSVVLLP, from the exons ATGGCAGCAGCTTTGACTCTTGATCACTTGTCGCGTCTTCAAGCGTCACGACATCTGTCACTTCCTCACCGAACTCTCTCGAGCTTTCCACGAAATCCAGTTAAAAATCCCATCTTTCGTCAAAATCTTGCCGAATCATCGAGCTTTCGGTTGTCTACGGTTGCTGTAAAAGCTCTGAGTACAGTCGCGGTTGAGGATTCGTCGGAGAAGAAGATGGTGAAAGGTATCAGAGTTTACGAGCATGGCGGTCCTGAG GTTCTGAAATGGGAAGATGTGGAAGTAGGGGAGCCAAAAGATGGGGAGATACGCGTAAGGAACAAGGCTATTGGGCTTAACTTCATTGATGTTTACTACAGGAAAGGTGTTTACAAGCCAGCTTCTATGCCCTTCACACCAG GTATGGAGGCTGTTGGAGAAGTGGTAGCTGTTGGGTCAGGATTAACTGGCAGAAAGATCGGTGATCTCGTCGCTTATGCTGGAAGTCCAATGGGTGCATATGCTGAAGAACAGATCCTTCCTGCGGATAAAGTGGTTCCTGTTCCTTCATCTATGGATCCTATAGTTGCAGCATCAATCATGCTCAAGGGTATGACTGCACAGTTCCTCCTTCGCCGTTGCTTCAAG GTCGAAAGTGGGCACACGATTCTTGTCCACGCTGCAGCTGGTGGAGTTGGCTCTCTGCTGTGTCAATGGGCAAATGCGCTTGGAGCTACCGTCATTGGAACTGTCTCGACCAATGAGAAAGCGGCTCAAGCCAAAGAAGATGGATGCCACCACGTTATCATGTACAAGAACGAGGACTTTGTTTCACGGGTCAAAGACATTACATCAGGCAAAGGAGTCGATGTTGTTTATGACTCGGTGGGGAAAGACACCTTCAAGGGATCTTTAGCGTGTTTAAAGAGCAGAGGATACATGGTGAGCTTTGGACAATCCTCCGGATCTCCGGATCCTGTTCCGCTGTCCGATCTTGCTCCAAAGTCGCTCTTCTTGACAAGACCTTCAATGATGCAGTACAATGAAACTCGAGATGAGTTGTTGGAGTGTGCTGGGGAGGTTTTCGCCAATATTGCTTCAGGGGTTATAAAGGCTCGTGTGAACCACAAGTATCCGCTGTCTCGTGTGGCTGATGCTCATGCAGACGTTGAGAATAGGATAACGTCTGGCTCTGTTGTGCTCTTGCCTTGA